The proteins below come from a single Beutenbergia cavernae DSM 12333 genomic window:
- a CDS encoding type IV toxin-antitoxin system AbiEi family antitoxin domain-containing protein has product MRPTLRAAPRESDGRCPQVTRSRRRELAPSEHPTVMTSPGMPKVLTVREFGSDALRGLQRRGELDRIRRGAYRRPLVADSPWDRASEELLARCVAVADRLTTRFAFSHETAALLHRWPVTVRPGVVDVVQTVLPTRCGRTDIRRHVRSGLTDADIVEVAGLPVTTPARTAIDCARVLSPQEGLIVADGALRQLAAVEVFARSTSESRQEAVRAELVALLSALGPGRHVVRARAVLTFADGFSASPGETRTRWLGLVAGLPAPICQWEVAADGRRYFSDIAWPATGPDWPARAITFEYDGAVKYDGNGAVAAVVADEKVRQDAIESTGVAVHRVTRGRLADPELATSWLLSKFPDSVRARLTPRRALAMPPD; this is encoded by the coding sequence ATGCGTCCCACGCTCCGGGCCGCACCCCGGGAATCCGACGGCCGTTGTCCACAGGTCACCCGCTCGCGCCGGCGCGAGCTCGCGCCGAGCGAGCACCCTACGGTGATGACGTCGCCGGGGATGCCGAAGGTGCTGACCGTCCGCGAGTTCGGTTCGGACGCCTTGCGCGGCCTGCAGCGCCGCGGCGAGCTCGACCGGATCAGACGCGGGGCGTACCGGAGACCCCTCGTCGCAGACTCCCCCTGGGATCGTGCGTCCGAGGAGCTCCTCGCGCGGTGCGTGGCCGTCGCCGATCGGCTCACCACGCGGTTCGCGTTCAGTCACGAGACCGCGGCACTGCTGCACCGATGGCCGGTGACGGTGCGACCGGGCGTCGTCGACGTCGTGCAGACGGTGCTCCCGACGCGCTGCGGGCGAACCGACATCCGCCGACACGTTCGCTCGGGCCTCACGGACGCCGACATCGTGGAGGTCGCCGGACTGCCCGTCACCACGCCGGCCCGGACGGCCATCGACTGCGCGCGGGTCCTGTCACCACAGGAGGGGCTGATCGTCGCCGACGGCGCACTGCGGCAGCTCGCCGCGGTCGAGGTCTTCGCACGATCGACCTCCGAGTCACGTCAGGAGGCGGTTCGCGCCGAGCTCGTGGCGCTCCTCTCTGCGCTCGGGCCGGGCCGGCACGTGGTGCGAGCGCGCGCCGTGCTCACGTTCGCCGACGGGTTCTCGGCGTCGCCCGGCGAGACCCGCACGCGATGGCTGGGGCTCGTCGCCGGGCTGCCGGCGCCGATCTGCCAATGGGAGGTCGCCGCCGACGGCCGCCGCTACTTCAGCGACATCGCTTGGCCGGCGACCGGGCCCGACTGGCCCGCGCGTGCCATCACGTTCGAGTACGACGGCGCCGTCAAGTACGACGGGAACGGCGCGGTCGCGGCCGTCGTCGCCGACGAGAAGGTCCGCCAGGATGCGATCGAGAGCACCGGCGTCGCCGTCCACCGGGTCACCCGCGGTCGTCTCGCTGACCCGGAACTGGCCACGTCCTGGCTGCTGTCCAAGTTCCCGGACTCCGTGCGCGCGCGCCTGACGCCACGTCGGGCACTCGCGATGCCGCCGGACTGA
- the treY gene encoding malto-oligosyltrehalose synthase yields the protein MSAPSPRPAPRTPVSTYRLQLGPDLTFDDARALLPYLDRLGVTDLYLSPVLTAAPGSTHGYDVVDHSRISDVLGGRPAFERLARAAHDRGLCVVLDIVPNHMAVPTPAWHNTALWSVLGHGQASPYASWFDVDWSGDEPTILMPVLGSRIGTALARGEIVPDVADVGGLEQRVLRYHDHVFPVRAGTESLPLAEQLETQHYRLAYWRVANEELNYRRFFDVGTLVALRVERDEVFEATHALVLELVEAGLVDGLRVDHPDGLADPRGYLRRLDERTGGAWVAAEKILEADEELPGDWPVAGTTGYDAAWRINQVLHDPAGAVDLAALMHTLTGDAPGGLADVVEAAKRQIVAESLYAEVHRLTTLLADVCADDIRLRDHTWRALQDCLVELLVAFDRYRAYVVPGEVAPPVSEHVVAEAAQRARERLDAERGDTLDVVVDLVLGREAGSAGRLREARRDEIVVRFQQVCGAVMAKGVEDTAFYRWTHLVSLCEVGGSPGTFAIGPDVLHAWAARAQARWPAGMTAGTTHDTKRGADVRARLGVLSEYAGEWTAQVGLLRTVTEPVRPAQLDGRTENLLWQTLAGTWTADGPIDADRLTHYLLKAAREAKDWTSWTDGDEERERDLVTFATAVLAEPAVRDLMLDWVRRTERSVRTATLGQVLLQLTLPGVADVYQGTETTTVALVDPDNRRPVDHAALAAALDRLERSGGGLPPGLADAKLALVAAALHARRSHPDAVRGADAGYTPLPTSTGHAVAYARTGRGVPRIVAVVARLQRQLDRLGGWGEHTLVLPEGPSTGVAWIDALAPGRSWEPGSHRLTDLLGDAPVALLVAAP from the coding sequence GTGAGCGCGCCGTCGCCCCGGCCCGCGCCGCGCACCCCGGTCTCGACGTACCGGCTGCAGCTCGGGCCCGACCTGACGTTCGACGACGCCCGCGCTCTCCTGCCCTACCTGGACCGGCTCGGCGTCACCGACCTGTACCTCTCCCCCGTGCTGACCGCCGCGCCGGGATCGACCCACGGGTACGACGTCGTCGACCACTCGCGGATCAGCGACGTCCTCGGCGGCCGGCCCGCCTTCGAACGGCTCGCGCGCGCGGCCCACGACCGCGGGCTCTGCGTCGTCCTCGACATCGTGCCGAACCACATGGCCGTGCCCACGCCCGCCTGGCACAACACAGCCCTGTGGTCGGTGCTCGGCCACGGCCAGGCGTCGCCGTACGCGTCGTGGTTCGACGTCGACTGGTCGGGCGACGAGCCCACGATCCTCATGCCGGTACTCGGCAGCCGCATCGGGACGGCGCTCGCCCGCGGGGAGATCGTGCCCGACGTCGCGGACGTGGGCGGGCTGGAGCAGCGCGTGCTGCGCTACCACGACCATGTGTTCCCGGTCCGTGCCGGCACCGAGAGCCTCCCGCTCGCGGAGCAGCTCGAGACGCAGCACTACCGCCTGGCCTACTGGCGGGTGGCGAACGAGGAGCTGAACTACCGGCGGTTCTTCGACGTCGGCACGCTCGTCGCGCTACGGGTCGAACGCGACGAGGTGTTCGAGGCGACCCACGCGCTCGTGCTGGAGCTCGTCGAGGCCGGGCTGGTCGACGGGCTGCGCGTGGACCACCCCGACGGTCTGGCCGACCCGCGCGGCTACCTCCGTCGCCTCGACGAGCGCACGGGCGGGGCGTGGGTGGCCGCCGAGAAGATCCTCGAGGCCGACGAGGAGCTGCCCGGTGACTGGCCGGTCGCCGGCACCACCGGGTACGACGCCGCCTGGCGCATCAACCAGGTCCTCCACGACCCGGCCGGCGCCGTCGACCTGGCCGCGCTGATGCACACCCTCACCGGCGACGCTCCCGGTGGCCTGGCCGACGTCGTCGAGGCGGCCAAGCGGCAGATCGTGGCCGAGTCGCTCTACGCCGAGGTGCACCGGTTGACGACGTTGCTCGCCGACGTCTGCGCCGACGACATCCGCCTGCGCGACCACACGTGGCGCGCCCTGCAGGACTGCCTCGTCGAGCTGCTCGTCGCGTTCGACCGCTACCGCGCCTACGTCGTGCCGGGCGAGGTGGCCCCGCCGGTGAGCGAGCACGTCGTCGCCGAGGCGGCGCAGCGGGCACGGGAACGTCTGGACGCCGAGCGCGGCGACACGCTCGACGTCGTCGTCGACCTGGTGCTCGGGCGGGAGGCGGGAAGCGCGGGCCGGCTGCGAGAGGCGCGGCGCGACGAGATCGTCGTCCGCTTCCAGCAGGTGTGCGGAGCCGTGATGGCGAAGGGCGTCGAGGACACGGCGTTCTACCGGTGGACGCATCTCGTGAGCCTGTGCGAGGTCGGCGGTTCGCCGGGGACGTTCGCGATCGGCCCGGACGTCCTCCACGCCTGGGCGGCTCGCGCTCAGGCGCGCTGGCCCGCGGGGATGACCGCCGGCACGACCCACGACACGAAGCGTGGTGCCGACGTCCGCGCGCGTCTCGGCGTCCTGTCGGAGTACGCCGGCGAGTGGACGGCGCAGGTCGGCCTGCTCCGCACCGTCACGGAGCCGGTCCGCCCGGCGCAGCTGGACGGCCGCACCGAGAACCTCCTGTGGCAGACGCTCGCCGGGACGTGGACCGCCGACGGCCCGATCGACGCGGATCGGCTCACGCACTACCTGCTCAAGGCCGCGCGGGAGGCCAAGGACTGGACGAGCTGGACCGACGGCGACGAGGAGCGTGAGCGGGACCTCGTGACGTTCGCGACGGCGGTCCTCGCCGAGCCCGCCGTGCGGGACCTGATGCTCGACTGGGTCCGCCGCACAGAGCGATCGGTGCGGACGGCGACGCTCGGCCAGGTGCTCCTCCAGCTGACGCTGCCCGGCGTCGCCGACGTGTACCAGGGCACGGAGACGACGACGGTGGCCCTCGTGGACCCGGACAACAGGCGCCCGGTCGACCATGCCGCGCTGGCGGCGGCGCTGGACCGCCTCGAGCGGTCCGGCGGCGGCCTCCCGCCGGGGCTCGCGGACGCGAAGCTCGCTCTCGTCGCCGCTGCGCTGCACGCCCGGCGCTCCCACCCGGACGCGGTGCGCGGCGCGGACGCGGGGTACACGCCGCTGCCGACCTCCACCGGGCACGCCGTCGCGTACGCGCGCACCGGACGCGGAGTACCGCGGATCGTGGCCGTCGTCGCCCGCCTCCAACGGCAGCTGGACCGCCTCGGCGGGTGGGGCGAGCACACGCTCGTGCTGCCGGAGGGCCCGTCGACGGGCGTCGCGTGGATCGATGCGCTCGCACCCGGACGGAGCTGGGAGCCGGGCTCGCACCGGCTCACCGACCTTCTCGGCGACGCCCCGGTCGCCCTCCTCGTGGCGGCCCCGTGA
- a CDS encoding aminotransferase class IV: MTTIAWFDGALRDPAEPLVSLLDHGITVGDGVFETCELVGGRAFALTRHVARLGRSASGLGLAAPDESVLRGAVADVERAWVAAHGDAVGRLRITWTAGVGPLGSDRLDSPGTLIVAASPARPAAPARVAVVPWPRNERGALAGLKTTSYAENVVALAHAAERGASEAIFANTRGELCEGTGTNVFCEDDRGLVTPPLSSGALAGVTRALVLEWAADAGIPAREETLPLDALRTSRHAALTSSTRGIVPIIGVDDVALEPGPLTLAMGEEFARRQAEQIDP; the protein is encoded by the coding sequence ATGACGACGATCGCCTGGTTCGACGGTGCCCTGCGCGACCCGGCCGAGCCCCTCGTGTCCCTGCTGGACCACGGGATCACGGTCGGGGACGGGGTCTTCGAGACGTGCGAGCTCGTCGGCGGCCGCGCGTTCGCGCTGACCCGCCACGTGGCGCGGCTGGGGAGGTCGGCGAGCGGCCTCGGCCTCGCCGCGCCGGACGAGTCGGTCCTGCGCGGCGCCGTCGCCGACGTCGAACGCGCCTGGGTCGCCGCGCACGGCGACGCGGTCGGTCGCCTGCGGATCACCTGGACCGCCGGCGTCGGGCCGCTCGGCTCCGACCGGCTCGACTCGCCCGGCACCCTCATCGTCGCCGCCAGCCCTGCCCGTCCGGCGGCGCCGGCGCGGGTCGCCGTCGTCCCGTGGCCGCGCAACGAGCGGGGTGCGCTCGCCGGGCTGAAGACGACGTCGTACGCCGAGAACGTCGTCGCCCTCGCCCACGCCGCCGAGCGCGGGGCGAGCGAGGCCATCTTCGCCAACACGCGCGGCGAGCTGTGCGAGGGCACGGGCACCAACGTGTTCTGCGAGGACGACCGCGGACTCGTCACCCCGCCGCTCAGCTCCGGCGCGCTCGCCGGCGTCACCCGCGCCCTCGTGCTCGAGTGGGCCGCCGACGCCGGGATCCCGGCCCGCGAGGAGACGTTGCCGCTCGACGCCCTCCGCACGTCGCGGCACGCCGCGCTGACGTCGAGCACCCGCGGCATCGTGCCGATCATCGGCGTCGACGACGTCGCGCTCGAGCCGGGGCCGCTCACGCTCGCCATGGGCGAGGAGTTCGCCCGTCGCCAGGCCGAGCAGATCGACCCGTGA
- a CDS encoding alpha/beta hydrolase has translation MPALSAVARALTRLGRSFSLPGLAGALLAFVASTAPSLVPRGAVYQTVISGACAVLGYAAGVALWWLLTALRLPWRPGAAARRRARWSIAVAAVVLVPAGLVIGAGAQRELARLWGLDATPSPQYVLVVVGGAVLALLLLGIARGVRGTARALGRLLGRWLPHGVAAWVGAAVAVVVLVGLVSGVVQPLLLAPIEASFRTRDTTTRAGVEQPEEPERSGSPSSLEEWDTLGYEGRIFVAGGPGADGIAEYTGGDALEPIRVYAGVAGSATASDAPTDRLADAAARVVAELDRTDAWSREALALVTTTGTGWVDPAAVTALELLHAGDTAVAALQYSTNPSWVTLVADRAVPELAGQALLDAVTTRWAELPEDERPRLLLFGESLGAFGSQGPFRTLDDVADRVDGAVWVGTPRFTPLWTRLTGSRDAGSPEIHPVLDDGAFVRWATRNDGDQGLTSLGEDWGDPRVVYVQHPSDGVVWWDFDAVWRRPDWLAEPPGQDVLPGLVWIPGITFLQLTGDMFLAGSPDVPMEFGHRYREAYADAWAAVAPPDGWTDADTTRLREHLAGDS, from the coding sequence ATGCCCGCGCTCTCCGCCGTCGCCCGCGCTCTCACGCGACTCGGCCGCTCGTTCTCCCTGCCCGGCCTCGCGGGGGCCCTGCTCGCGTTCGTCGCGTCGACGGCGCCGTCGCTCGTCCCGCGCGGCGCCGTCTACCAGACGGTGATCTCGGGTGCGTGCGCCGTCCTCGGCTACGCCGCCGGCGTCGCGCTGTGGTGGCTGCTCACAGCGCTCCGTCTTCCGTGGCGGCCGGGAGCCGCGGCGCGTCGGCGCGCACGGTGGTCGATCGCCGTCGCGGCGGTGGTCCTGGTCCCGGCCGGCCTCGTGATCGGGGCCGGTGCCCAGCGCGAGCTCGCCCGGTTGTGGGGCCTCGATGCCACGCCGTCGCCGCAGTACGTGCTCGTCGTCGTGGGTGGCGCCGTGCTCGCCCTGCTGCTGCTCGGGATCGCCCGCGGGGTCCGCGGCACGGCGCGGGCCCTGGGTCGTCTCCTGGGCCGGTGGCTGCCGCACGGCGTCGCGGCGTGGGTCGGCGCTGCGGTGGCGGTCGTCGTGCTGGTCGGGCTGGTGTCGGGCGTCGTCCAGCCGCTGCTGCTGGCGCCCATCGAGGCGTCGTTCCGCACGCGCGACACGACGACGCGCGCCGGCGTCGAGCAGCCGGAGGAGCCGGAGCGGTCCGGGTCGCCGTCGTCGCTCGAGGAGTGGGACACGCTCGGCTACGAGGGCCGGATCTTCGTGGCGGGCGGCCCGGGCGCCGACGGGATCGCCGAGTACACCGGCGGCGATGCCCTGGAACCGATCCGCGTCTACGCGGGGGTCGCGGGATCCGCGACGGCGTCGGACGCTCCCACGGACCGGCTCGCTGACGCCGCCGCCCGGGTGGTCGCCGAGCTGGACCGGACCGACGCGTGGTCGCGCGAGGCGCTGGCGCTCGTCACCACGACCGGCACCGGTTGGGTCGACCCCGCAGCCGTGACGGCGCTCGAGCTCCTGCACGCGGGCGACACCGCCGTCGCCGCGCTCCAGTACTCCACGAACCCGAGCTGGGTGACCCTCGTCGCGGACCGCGCCGTCCCCGAGCTCGCCGGGCAGGCGCTGCTCGACGCCGTGACCACCAGGTGGGCGGAGCTCCCCGAGGACGAGCGCCCACGTCTGCTCCTGTTCGGGGAGTCGCTCGGGGCGTTCGGGAGCCAAGGGCCGTTCCGCACGCTCGACGACGTGGCGGACCGGGTCGACGGCGCCGTGTGGGTGGGGACGCCCCGGTTCACCCCCCTGTGGACCCGCCTGACCGGCTCGCGTGACGCCGGGTCACCGGAGATCCATCCCGTGCTGGACGACGGCGCGTTCGTGCGTTGGGCCACGCGGAACGATGGAGACCAGGGGCTGACCTCCCTGGGCGAGGACTGGGGCGACCCGCGAGTCGTCTACGTGCAGCACCCGTCCGACGGCGTCGTCTGGTGGGACTTCGACGCCGTGTGGCGGCGGCCGGACTGGCTCGCCGAGCCGCCGGGCCAGGACGTGCTGCCGGGGCTCGTGTGGATCCCCGGCATCACGTTCCTCCAGCTGACCGGCGACATGTTCCTGGCCGGCTCCCCCGACGTCCCGATGGAGTTCGGCCACCGCTACCGCGAGGCGTACGCCGACGCGTGGGCCGCCGTCGCCCCCCCAGACGGGTGGACGGACGCGGACACGACGCGGTTGCGCGAGCACCTCGCCGGCGACTCGTAG
- the treZ gene encoding malto-oligosyltrehalose trehalohydrolase produces MNAPLEVWAPRAERVDVVIDDEPHPLTPTAEGWWRWAAGVPAGTDYAFSLDGGSARPDPRSPWQPHGVHGVSRTFDVRAHRWSDGDWPGRDVRDAVLYELHVGTFTAGGTLDDAAERLEHLARLGVTMIELMPVAAFNGRHGWGYDGVALYAVHEEYGGPAALQRFVDAAHRAGIAVCLDVVYNHLGPSGNYLAEFGPYFTQAHSTPWGAAVNLDGAGSAEVRAFVVENALRWLRDFHVDALRLDAVHALVDDSPVHLLAELSARVAALAVELDRPLSLVAESDLNDARMVTPVVDGGLGMTAQWDDDVHHALHALLTGERHGYYVDFGASSTFRKAVEDVFVHDGAYSTFRGRAWGAPVPADVDGHRFVAFSANHDQVGNRALGDRPGRTLDAAALAAAAALVLWSPFVPMLFMGEEWGASTPWLYFTDHPEAELGAAVTAGRAREFGTHGWADLYGDGTLTVPDPQDPATFAASRLDWAEPGHGEHARLLAWHRDVIALRAATPDLASGDRSATRVEHADDGAWLVLYRGSHAVVVARTDSPASVPVAGAGELVLAWDPPSTVVSSDAVALPGRGTALVRRSGHR; encoded by the coding sequence GTGAACGCGCCGCTCGAGGTCTGGGCACCACGCGCCGAGCGGGTGGACGTCGTGATCGACGACGAGCCGCACCCGTTGACGCCGACGGCCGAGGGCTGGTGGCGCTGGGCGGCGGGCGTTCCCGCCGGCACCGACTACGCGTTCTCCCTCGACGGCGGCTCGGCCCGGCCCGACCCGCGCAGCCCGTGGCAGCCGCACGGCGTCCACGGCGTCTCGCGCACGTTCGACGTCCGAGCGCACCGCTGGTCCGACGGCGACTGGCCCGGTCGCGACGTCCGCGACGCCGTGCTGTACGAGCTGCACGTCGGCACGTTCACGGCCGGTGGGACGCTGGACGACGCCGCCGAGCGTCTCGAGCACCTCGCGCGCCTCGGCGTGACGATGATCGAGCTGATGCCGGTCGCGGCCTTCAACGGGCGGCACGGGTGGGGGTACGACGGCGTCGCGCTGTACGCCGTCCACGAGGAGTACGGCGGTCCCGCTGCGCTGCAGCGCTTCGTCGACGCCGCGCACCGCGCCGGCATCGCCGTGTGCCTCGACGTCGTCTACAACCACCTCGGCCCGAGCGGCAACTACCTCGCGGAGTTCGGGCCGTACTTCACGCAGGCGCACTCCACTCCCTGGGGCGCCGCGGTCAACCTCGACGGCGCCGGCTCCGCCGAGGTGCGCGCGTTCGTGGTCGAGAACGCGCTGCGCTGGCTGCGCGACTTCCACGTCGACGCGCTGCGGCTCGACGCCGTGCACGCGCTCGTCGACGACTCGCCCGTGCACCTCCTGGCCGAGCTGTCCGCGCGTGTCGCGGCGCTCGCCGTCGAGCTGGACCGCCCGCTCTCCCTGGTCGCCGAGTCCGACCTGAACGACGCGCGCATGGTCACGCCGGTCGTCGACGGCGGGCTGGGCATGACCGCGCAGTGGGACGACGACGTGCACCACGCCCTGCACGCGCTCCTCACCGGGGAACGGCACGGCTACTACGTCGACTTCGGGGCATCGTCGACGTTCCGCAAGGCGGTCGAGGACGTGTTCGTGCACGACGGCGCGTACTCGACGTTCCGGGGCCGCGCGTGGGGTGCGCCGGTGCCGGCGGACGTCGACGGCCACCGGTTCGTGGCATTCTCGGCGAACCATGACCAGGTCGGGAACCGCGCACTCGGGGACCGCCCGGGCCGGACGCTCGACGCCGCCGCGCTCGCCGCAGCGGCGGCGCTCGTCCTCTGGTCGCCGTTCGTGCCGATGCTCTTCATGGGCGAGGAGTGGGGCGCGTCGACGCCGTGGCTGTACTTCACCGACCACCCCGAGGCCGAGCTCGGCGCGGCTGTGACGGCAGGTCGCGCGCGCGAGTTCGGCACCCACGGCTGGGCCGACCTGTACGGGGACGGCACGCTGACCGTCCCCGACCCGCAGGACCCGGCCACGTTCGCCGCGAGCAGGCTCGACTGGGCGGAGCCCGGGCACGGCGAGCATGCCCGCCTGCTCGCCTGGCACCGCGACGTCATCGCGCTGCGGGCGGCGACGCCCGACCTCGCCTCCGGCGACCGGTCCGCCACGCGCGTGGAGCACGCGGACGACGGCGCGTGGCTCGTGCTGTACCGGGGTAGCCACGCCGTCGTCGTCGCCCGGACCGACTCCCCCGCCAGCGTCCCCGTCGCCGGCGCCGGGGAGCTCGTGCTGGCCTGGGACCCGCCGTCGACCGTCGTGAGCAGCGACGCCGTCGCCCTCCCCGGGCGCGGCACGGCACTCGTGCGCAGGAGCGGGCACCGATGA
- the glgX gene encoding glycogen debranching protein GlgX translates to MQIWPGHPYPLGATYDGSGTNFALFSSVAERVELCLVDDGGAEQRVEVTEADAHVWHVYLPGVGPGQRYGYRVHGPWDPAEGHWCNPAKFLLDPYAKAHDGVVDGDESLYSYSFGETPSPTSALNTADSRQHTMTSVVTSPFFDWGHDRPPEHEYHRSVIYEAHVRGLTKTHPSIPEEIRGSYAALAHPATIEHLTQLGVTAIELMPVHQFVNDATLVSKGLSNYWGYNTIGFFAPHNAYASFGTRGEQVQEFKTAVKALHEADIEVILDVVYNHTAEGNHMGPTLSFRGIDNAAYYRLVDDDRLHYFDTTGTGNSLLMRSPNVLQLIMDSLRYWVTDMHVDGFRFDLAATLARQFHEVDRLSAFFDLVHQDPVISQVKLIAEPWDLGDGGYQVGGFPPLWTEWNGRYRDTVRDFWRGEPATLGEFASRLTGSADLYEHTGRKPIASINFITAHDGFTLADLVSYNEKHNDANGEDNKDGESHNRSWNCGVEGPTDDESIRTLRARQQRNFLTTLLLSQGVPMLAHGDEIGRTQRGNNNVYCQDNELAWMDWDGVDAAGTALLEFTRQVIRLRNEHPVFRRRRFFDGRTTDADGHQVEDIAWFTPAGATMTPEEWNTAQARAVMVFLNGDAIGEPDERGAPIVDDSFLLLFNANRDPIDFVLPPAYYGTAWEGVLDTDSSIETWQVLAGGATVRLAAHSVAVLGRPSTLREAGTEQDGLQA, encoded by the coding sequence ATGCAGATCTGGCCCGGCCACCCCTACCCGCTCGGGGCGACGTACGACGGATCGGGCACGAACTTCGCCCTCTTCTCGTCCGTGGCGGAGCGTGTCGAGCTGTGCCTCGTCGACGACGGCGGAGCGGAGCAGCGCGTCGAGGTCACCGAGGCGGATGCGCATGTCTGGCACGTGTACCTGCCCGGCGTCGGCCCGGGTCAGCGGTACGGCTACCGCGTGCACGGCCCGTGGGATCCCGCCGAAGGGCACTGGTGCAACCCGGCCAAGTTCCTGCTCGACCCGTACGCGAAGGCGCACGACGGCGTCGTCGACGGCGACGAGTCGCTCTACTCCTACTCCTTCGGCGAGACGCCGTCGCCGACGAGCGCGCTCAACACCGCCGACTCGCGCCAGCACACGATGACGTCCGTCGTGACCAGCCCGTTCTTCGACTGGGGCCACGACCGCCCGCCGGAGCACGAGTACCACCGCAGCGTCATCTACGAGGCGCACGTGCGCGGTCTCACGAAGACCCACCCGAGCATCCCCGAGGAGATCCGCGGCTCCTACGCCGCCCTCGCGCACCCGGCCACGATCGAGCACCTGACGCAGCTCGGCGTCACCGCCATCGAGCTCATGCCCGTGCACCAGTTCGTCAACGACGCCACGCTCGTGAGCAAGGGTCTGTCCAACTACTGGGGCTACAACACGATCGGCTTCTTCGCCCCGCACAACGCGTACGCGAGCTTCGGCACCCGCGGCGAGCAGGTGCAGGAGTTCAAGACAGCGGTGAAGGCGCTGCACGAAGCGGACATCGAGGTGATCCTCGACGTCGTCTACAACCACACCGCTGAGGGCAACCACATGGGTCCGACCCTCTCGTTCCGCGGCATCGACAACGCCGCGTACTACCGCCTGGTCGACGACGACCGCCTGCACTACTTCGACACGACCGGCACGGGCAACTCCCTGCTCATGCGCTCGCCGAACGTGCTGCAGCTGATCATGGACTCGCTGCGCTACTGGGTGACGGACATGCACGTCGACGGGTTCCGCTTCGACCTGGCCGCCACCCTCGCCCGGCAGTTCCACGAGGTCGACAGGCTGAGCGCCTTCTTCGACCTCGTGCACCAGGACCCGGTCATCTCGCAGGTGAAGCTGATCGCCGAACCGTGGGACCTGGGCGACGGCGGCTACCAGGTGGGCGGGTTCCCACCGCTGTGGACGGAGTGGAACGGGCGCTACCGCGACACGGTGCGCGACTTCTGGCGCGGCGAGCCGGCCACGCTCGGCGAGTTCGCGAGCCGCCTGACCGGCTCCGCCGACCTGTACGAGCACACCGGCCGCAAGCCGATCGCCTCGATCAACTTCATCACGGCGCACGACGGCTTCACGCTCGCCGACCTCGTCTCCTACAACGAGAAGCACAACGACGCCAACGGCGAGGACAACAAGGACGGCGAGTCGCACAACCGGTCCTGGAACTGTGGCGTCGAGGGCCCCACGGACGACGAGTCGATCCGCACGCTGCGGGCGCGCCAGCAGCGCAACTTCCTCACCACGCTGCTGCTCTCCCAGGGCGTGCCGATGCTCGCGCACGGCGACGAGATCGGCCGCACGCAGCGGGGCAACAACAACGTCTACTGCCAGGACAACGAGCTCGCGTGGATGGACTGGGACGGTGTCGACGCCGCCGGCACCGCGCTCCTAGAGTTCACCCGCCAGGTCATCCGGCTCCGGAACGAGCACCCGGTCTTCCGGCGTCGTCGGTTCTTCGACGGGCGGACGACGGACGCCGACGGCCACCAGGTCGAGGACATCGCCTGGTTCACGCCGGCCGGCGCCACCATGACTCCCGAGGAGTGGAACACGGCCCAGGCCCGCGCCGTCATGGTCTTCCTGAACGGCGACGCGATCGGTGAGCCGGACGAGCGCGGTGCGCCGATCGTCGACGACTCGTTCCTCCTGCTGTTCAACGCGAACCGCGACCCGATCGACTTCGTCCTGCCGCCGGCGTACTACGGCACCGCCTGGGAGGGCGTGCTCGACACGGACTCCTCGATCGAGACCTGGCAGGTGCTCGCGGGCGGGGCGACGGTGCGGCTCGCCGCGCACAGCGTCGCGGTCCTGGGCCGGCCGAGCACGCTCCGCGAGGCCGGCACGGAGCAGGACGGGCTCCAGGCGTGA